One part of the Vibrio palustris genome encodes these proteins:
- a CDS encoding peptidoglycan DD-metalloendopeptidase family protein has translation MTTILSRLSWLHKFSIVLFSALIFAAVFFLPDPDSLINKQAGLEVGHPYELQLDHDLLTQQEQYIPQEASLRWEKHIVKPGESSALLFKRVGLSSRVLYTLTSSNADISQHLTHLRPGDELYFGLNDQHELIQLRRKLNAYETFVVKKSGNHYTSAIDAKEVYFQYNYANATIKSNFWKAASKAGITPNQIMQIAGIFGWDVDFALDIRAGDHFELLYQEKVVEGQVAERGDIIAATFTNRGKTFTAIRDDATGNYYDETGRAMKKAFLRSPLDFRRVSSNFNPKRLHPVTGRVRPHRGTDYVAPVGTPIWAAGDGVVQKASYNQYNGNYVFIRHSNTYTTKYLHLKRRFVKTGQRIKQGQTIGTLGSTGRVTGAHLHYEFLVHGVHKNPRTVDLPLSRALQGRAKQQFLASAKERLHQLERYSHFLFVPSK, from the coding sequence ATGACGACCATTCTTTCCCGCTTATCATGGCTGCACAAGTTCTCTATTGTGCTATTTTCTGCTTTGATTTTTGCCGCTGTGTTTTTTCTTCCCGATCCAGACTCACTTATCAATAAGCAAGCTGGGCTTGAGGTTGGTCATCCTTACGAGTTGCAATTAGATCATGACTTGCTGACGCAACAAGAACAATATATCCCACAAGAAGCATCCTTACGCTGGGAAAAACATATTGTAAAACCAGGAGAAAGTAGCGCCTTATTATTTAAACGCGTTGGCTTATCTTCTCGAGTGCTCTATACACTGACATCAAGTAACGCAGATATTAGCCAGCACTTAACACATTTACGTCCCGGTGATGAACTGTATTTTGGCTTGAATGATCAACATGAATTAATTCAATTACGCCGTAAACTGAATGCTTATGAAACATTTGTCGTCAAAAAAAGTGGTAACCATTATACGTCGGCCATCGATGCTAAAGAGGTGTACTTTCAATACAACTATGCCAATGCCACCATCAAATCAAATTTTTGGAAAGCCGCGAGCAAAGCTGGCATCACCCCCAACCAAATCATGCAAATAGCAGGTATTTTTGGTTGGGATGTCGACTTTGCGTTAGATATTCGTGCTGGTGACCATTTTGAGCTGCTATATCAAGAAAAAGTCGTCGAAGGTCAGGTGGCTGAGCGTGGAGATATTATTGCTGCAACGTTCACGAACCGAGGCAAAACATTCACGGCGATTCGTGATGATGCAACCGGTAATTATTATGACGAAACGGGGCGTGCCATGAAAAAAGCGTTCCTAAGATCTCCTTTGGATTTTCGCCGAGTTTCATCAAACTTTAACCCTAAACGTTTACATCCTGTCACTGGTCGTGTGCGTCCTCACCGAGGAACCGACTATGTAGCACCTGTTGGCACCCCTATTTGGGCCGCTGGCGATGGGGTGGTACAGAAAGCCAGTTATAATCAATATAATGGTAACTATGTATTTATACGCCACAGTAATACATACACAACCAAGTACTTACATCTTAAGCGCCGCTTTGTAAAAACAGGCCAACGTATTAAGCAAGGACAAACCATTGGCACACTCGGTAGTACAGGCAGGGTGACTGGGGCGCATTTGCATTATGAATTTCTCGTACATGGCGTACATAAAAACCCGAGAACCGTTGATCTGCCACTATCGCGCGCGCTACAAGGCCGAGCTAAACAACAATTTCTCGCATCGGCCAAGGAACGTTTGCATCAATTAGAACGCTATAGCCACTTTTTGTTTGTGCCTAGCAAATAA
- the glnK gene encoding P-II family nitrogen regulator: MKIINAIIKPFKLDDVREALADVGIEGMTVAEVKGFGRQKGHTELYRGAEYQVDFLPKVKIEIATQAENVDQVVDAIIKAAHTGKIGDGKIFVYDLSHAVRIRTGETDSEAL, encoded by the coding sequence ATGAAAATCATTAATGCGATCATCAAACCGTTTAAGCTTGATGACGTGCGTGAAGCACTGGCTGATGTTGGTATTGAAGGAATGACAGTCGCTGAGGTGAAAGGGTTTGGGCGCCAGAAGGGCCACACTGAGCTTTATCGTGGCGCAGAGTACCAAGTGGACTTTTTACCTAAAGTGAAGATTGAAATTGCTACCCAAGCCGAGAATGTGGATCAAGTTGTTGATGCAATTATAAAAGCAGCCCATACGGGTAAAATTGGTGATGGCAAAATTTTTGTTTATGACTTAAGTCATGCTGTGCGTATTCGAACCGGTGAAACGGATTCAGAAGCACTTTAA
- the acnB gene encoding bifunctional aconitate hydratase 2/2-methylisocitrate dehydratase — protein MLEAYRKHVEERAAEGIVPKPLDAEQVAALVELLKTPPEGEEDFILDLFENRIPPGVDEAAYVKAGFLAALTKGEVSSPLISPEKAAKLLGTMQGGYNIQPLIALLDDEKLAPIAVDALSHTLLMFDAFYDVEEKSKAGNEFAKTIIQSWADAEWFLKKKKIDEKVTLTVFKVSGETNTDDLSPAPDAWSRPDIPLHALAMLKNAREGITPDDEGNVGPISTINKLKEKGHPLAYVGDVVGTGSSRKSATNSVLWLMGHDIPNVPNKRAGGFVLGGKIAPIYFNTMEDAGALPVELDVSKMNMGDVIDIYPYEGKVCDHESGEVLSTFTLKTSVILDEVRAGGRIPLIIGRGLTEKARESLGLGTSDVFALPLPVTDSDKGFTLAQKMVGKACGVEGVRPGTYCEPKMTTVGSQDTTGPMTRDELKDLACLGFSADLVMQSFCHTSAYPKPVDVQTHHTLPDFIMNRGGVSLRPGDGIIHSWLNRMLLPDTVGTGGDSHTRFPLGISFPAGSGLVAFAAATGVMPLDMPESVLVRFKGKMKPGITLRDLVHAIPYYGIKEGLLTVDKAGKVNEFSGRVLEIEGLEHLTVEQAFELSDASAERSAAGCTVKLSQDSISEYLQSNIVMLKWMISEGYGNRRTIERRIKSMQEWIDNPSMMQADENAEYKHVLEIDMDEIHEPILCAPNDPDDARTLSDVANTDIDEVFIGSCMTNIGHFRATGKLLEHFKGQLNTRLWVAPPTKMDKDQLVEEGYYGIFGRSGVRIETPGCSLCMGNQARVADKATVMSTSTRNFPNRLGSGANVYLASAELSAVGAILGHIPTAQEYAEYAKKIDATATDTYRYLNFHMMGQYTQKADTVIFQEPA, from the coding sequence GTGCTTGAAGCCTATCGTAAACACGTCGAAGAGCGTGCTGCTGAAGGAATTGTCCCTAAACCTTTAGATGCAGAACAAGTCGCCGCACTTGTTGAGTTACTAAAGACCCCACCTGAAGGTGAAGAAGATTTCATCTTAGATTTGTTTGAAAACCGTATTCCACCAGGTGTAGATGAAGCCGCTTATGTCAAAGCCGGGTTTCTTGCTGCGCTAACCAAAGGTGAAGTGTCATCCCCCTTAATTAGTCCTGAAAAAGCAGCAAAATTGTTGGGCACCATGCAAGGCGGTTACAATATTCAACCTTTGATTGCTTTGCTCGATGATGAAAAGTTAGCGCCGATTGCAGTTGACGCATTATCACATACTCTGCTTATGTTCGATGCGTTCTACGATGTGGAAGAAAAATCGAAAGCGGGTAACGAGTTTGCGAAAACGATTATTCAGTCATGGGCGGATGCTGAATGGTTCTTGAAAAAGAAAAAAATCGACGAAAAAGTAACGTTAACGGTATTTAAGGTATCGGGTGAAACGAATACCGATGACTTGTCACCAGCCCCAGATGCTTGGTCTCGCCCAGATATTCCATTACACGCTTTAGCGATGCTTAAAAATGCCCGTGAAGGGATTACCCCAGATGATGAAGGCAATGTTGGCCCTATTTCAACGATTAATAAGTTGAAAGAGAAAGGTCATCCTTTAGCTTATGTCGGTGATGTGGTTGGAACGGGATCTTCACGTAAGTCGGCTACCAACTCGGTGTTATGGCTAATGGGTCATGATATCCCGAATGTACCGAATAAACGTGCTGGCGGTTTTGTATTGGGCGGTAAAATTGCGCCAATTTATTTCAATACCATGGAAGATGCAGGAGCGTTACCGGTTGAGCTTGATGTATCTAAAATGAACATGGGCGATGTGATTGATATTTATCCTTATGAAGGAAAAGTATGTGATCATGAAAGCGGTGAAGTGCTGTCTACCTTTACGTTAAAAACGTCGGTCATCCTTGATGAAGTACGTGCTGGTGGTCGGATTCCATTAATCATTGGTCGTGGTCTAACAGAAAAAGCTCGTGAATCATTAGGGCTAGGGACTTCTGATGTGTTTGCACTGCCATTACCGGTTACCGATAGCGATAAAGGGTTTACGTTAGCTCAAAAAATGGTTGGTAAAGCTTGTGGTGTTGAGGGTGTACGCCCTGGCACTTACTGTGAACCAAAAATGACGACAGTGGGCTCGCAGGATACGACAGGTCCAATGACGCGTGATGAACTTAAAGATCTCGCGTGTCTTGGCTTCTCCGCCGATTTGGTGATGCAGTCTTTCTGCCATACATCAGCCTATCCGAAACCTGTTGACGTACAAACTCACCACACATTACCTGATTTCATCATGAACCGTGGTGGTGTTTCGTTACGTCCAGGTGATGGTATTATTCACTCATGGCTAAATCGTATGTTGTTACCGGATACTGTTGGTACGGGGGGTGACTCACATACTCGTTTTCCATTAGGTATTTCGTTCCCAGCAGGCTCGGGTCTCGTTGCCTTTGCGGCGGCAACCGGTGTGATGCCATTGGATATGCCAGAGTCGGTTTTAGTGCGCTTTAAAGGCAAAATGAAACCGGGGATTACACTGCGTGATTTAGTGCATGCGATTCCTTATTACGGTATTAAGGAAGGCCTTCTGACTGTTGATAAAGCGGGGAAAGTTAACGAATTCTCCGGCCGTGTTTTAGAGATTGAAGGTTTAGAGCACTTAACGGTTGAACAAGCATTTGAATTGTCCGATGCATCAGCAGAACGTTCCGCTGCCGGTTGTACGGTGAAGCTATCGCAAGACTCGATTTCAGAATATCTACAATCTAACATTGTAATGCTGAAATGGATGATCTCGGAAGGGTATGGGAATCGCCGTACTATTGAGCGTCGTATTAAGTCGATGCAAGAATGGATTGATAATCCAAGCATGATGCAAGCGGATGAAAACGCCGAATACAAACATGTTTTAGAAATCGATATGGATGAAATCCACGAGCCTATCTTGTGTGCCCCTAATGATCCAGATGATGCGCGTACACTATCTGATGTTGCGAATACTGATATTGATGAAGTCTTTATCGGCTCATGTATGACCAACATCGGTCATTTCCGCGCAACCGGTAAGTTACTTGAGCACTTTAAAGGCCAGTTGAATACTCGTCTATGGGTCGCTCCGCCAACCAAAATGGATAAAGACCAATTAGTTGAAGAAGGCTATTATGGTATCTTTGGACGTTCTGGGGTGCGTATAGAAACGCCTGGGTGTTCTTTGTGTATGGGCAACCAAGCACGCGTAGCAGATAAAGCGACAGTGATGTCTACTTCGACACGTAACTTCCCTAACCGTTTAGGCAGTGGAGCGAATGTCTACTTAGCATCAGCAGAGCTTTCTGCAGTAGGGGCGATTTTAGGTCATATCCCTACGGCACAAGAATACGCTGAGTATGCGAAGAAAATCGATGCGACGGCCACAGATACTTATCGTTACTTGAATTTCCATATGATGGGACAGTATACGCAAAAAGCCGATACAGTGATCTTCCAAGAACCCGCGTAA
- the hemL gene encoding glutamate-1-semialdehyde 2,1-aminomutase, producing the protein MTKSADLYQLAQEKIPGGVNSPVRAFNGVGGTPIFIDRADGAFLFDADGKAYIDYVGSWGPMILGHNHAAIREAVISAAQKGLSFGAPTAKETDMASLVSELVPSMEQIRMVNSGTEATMSAIRLARGYTGRDKIIKFEGCYHGHSDGLLVKAGSGALTLGQPSSPGVPADFAKHTLTARYNDLESVKEVFNANKGSIACIIVEPVAGNMNCVPPVDGFLTGLRELCDQEGALLIFDEVMTGFRVALGGAQAYYNVKPDLTTLGKVIGGGMPVGAFGGKKEVMQHIAPTGPIYQAGTLSGNPIAMAAGHACLSLLKEEDSERRLNQKASALAKGIKAVADKHGVPLLVHQVGGMFGFFFTDQERVTCYEDVAKCDTERFKQFFNLMLDFGVYLAPSSFEAGFISLAHSSTDIDATIEAADRSFAAMNEA; encoded by the coding sequence ATGACCAAATCCGCCGATCTCTATCAACTGGCCCAAGAAAAAATCCCAGGCGGCGTTAACTCTCCTGTCCGCGCATTCAATGGTGTAGGTGGTACACCTATTTTTATCGATCGCGCCGATGGCGCCTTTCTATTTGACGCCGATGGCAAAGCATATATCGATTATGTCGGCTCATGGGGACCGATGATTTTAGGCCATAACCATGCAGCTATTCGTGAAGCGGTTATCAGTGCGGCGCAAAAAGGCCTTAGCTTTGGTGCCCCAACAGCCAAAGAAACCGATATGGCAAGCCTAGTATCAGAGTTAGTTCCATCCATGGAGCAAATTCGCATGGTTAACTCGGGAACAGAAGCCACCATGAGTGCGATTCGTCTGGCTCGTGGGTATACCGGACGCGATAAAATCATTAAATTTGAAGGCTGTTATCATGGCCACTCAGATGGCTTGTTAGTCAAAGCAGGATCTGGCGCATTAACGCTTGGCCAACCAAGTTCTCCTGGGGTTCCAGCAGATTTTGCCAAGCATACTCTCACCGCCCGTTATAATGATTTAGAATCGGTCAAAGAAGTATTCAACGCAAATAAAGGTAGTATCGCGTGTATTATCGTCGAACCTGTCGCAGGTAACATGAACTGCGTACCGCCTGTTGATGGATTTTTAACAGGATTACGTGAGTTGTGTGATCAAGAAGGCGCGTTACTGATTTTTGATGAAGTCATGACCGGATTCCGTGTCGCCCTTGGCGGTGCTCAGGCTTACTACAATGTAAAACCAGACTTAACCACACTCGGTAAAGTCATTGGTGGTGGTATGCCAGTTGGGGCGTTTGGTGGCAAGAAAGAAGTGATGCAACATATCGCACCAACAGGCCCAATATACCAAGCAGGGACACTATCTGGTAACCCGATTGCTATGGCGGCAGGTCATGCTTGTTTATCATTGCTAAAAGAAGAAGACAGTGAACGTCGTTTAAACCAAAAAGCCTCAGCATTAGCGAAAGGCATTAAAGCCGTTGCTGATAAGCACGGCGTGCCATTACTTGTTCATCAAGTGGGCGGTATGTTTGGTTTCTTCTTTACCGATCAAGAACGTGTCACATGTTATGAAGATGTCGCTAAATGCGATACTGAGCGCTTTAAGCAGTTCTTTAATCTTATGCTCGACTTTGGGGTTTATCTCGCTCCATCATCGTTTGAAGCAGGCTTTATTTCTCTGGCGCATAGCTCTACTGATATTGATGCGACTATTGAGGCCGCAGATCGCAGTTTTGCGGCAATGAACGAAGCATAA
- a CDS encoding AI-2E family transporter, whose protein sequence is MTEHQKVRINSSHWVLIFALLAAAVACYLLIAPYMNSIIIAFIISLLMFPVHNRINSKMPSYPNISSLISCFVLTIIVVIPLLAFLAAIAQQGSKFSQNVYQWVTHGGFEAFLNHPLVEQALNFSNHYLPFDSLTPEKLGERVAKFSTSFGSELVGASAKVLGDATGFILNFFLMIFVLFFLLRDHNKIMGSLRHIIPLSRSQEDRLLTEVENVSKSAVMGSFLTAIAQGIAGGLGMWLAGFPGLFWGTMIGFTSFIPVVGTALIWVPATLYLFVTGDTTWAIFLGVWCMVIVGSIDNLLRPFLMQGSGGMNTLMIFFALLGGIQFFGLIGLIYGPLIFAITVVLFNLYDEEFRDFLSWQDEN, encoded by the coding sequence ATGACTGAACATCAGAAAGTACGAATCAATTCTAGCCACTGGGTGCTAATCTTTGCTTTACTTGCAGCCGCTGTCGCCTGCTACTTACTTATCGCCCCATATATGAACTCGATCATCATCGCCTTTATTATTTCTTTACTGATGTTTCCCGTTCATAATCGAATTAATAGTAAAATGCCAAGCTACCCAAACATTAGCTCGCTTATTTCTTGCTTTGTACTCACGATCATCGTCGTTATTCCTTTATTGGCATTTCTCGCTGCAATTGCCCAGCAAGGCTCGAAGTTTTCGCAAAATGTCTATCAATGGGTCACCCATGGCGGGTTCGAAGCCTTTTTGAATCACCCTCTCGTTGAGCAAGCGCTGAACTTTTCGAATCATTATCTACCGTTTGATAGTTTAACCCCAGAGAAGCTCGGTGAACGTGTCGCTAAATTCTCCACCAGCTTTGGTTCCGAGCTTGTTGGAGCGAGTGCAAAAGTATTAGGCGATGCCACTGGGTTTATCCTCAACTTTTTCCTGATGATTTTTGTCTTATTTTTCTTGCTAAGAGATCACAACAAAATCATGGGCAGCTTAAGACATATTATACCGCTATCACGTAGCCAAGAAGATAGACTGCTAACAGAGGTTGAAAACGTATCAAAATCAGCAGTAATGGGCTCTTTTCTCACGGCAATTGCACAGGGTATTGCAGGTGGATTAGGCATGTGGTTAGCAGGTTTCCCCGGACTATTTTGGGGGACCATGATCGGTTTTACCTCCTTTATTCCTGTCGTCGGTACTGCATTAATCTGGGTACCAGCGACCTTGTATCTATTTGTTACCGGCGATACCACGTGGGCTATTTTTCTTGGCGTATGGTGTATGGTCATCGTGGGCTCAATTGATAACTTGCTACGACCATTTCTCATGCAAGGTAGCGGTGGCATGAACACCTTAATGATCTTTTTTGCGTTATTAGGTGGCATTCAATTTTTCGGATTGATTGGGTTAATCTATGGTCCGTTAATTTTTGCCATTACTGTGGTTTTATTTAACCTTTATGACGAAGAATTTCGTGACTTTCTTAGCTGGCAAGATGAAAACTGA
- the erpA gene encoding iron-sulfur cluster insertion protein ErpA: MSENNIPLSFSEAAAKRVKILIEEEENPALKLRVYITGGGCSGFQYGFTFDESVNDGDTTIEKEGVTLVIDPMSLQYLVGGKVDYTEGLEGARFFVNNPNATTTCGCGASFSV, from the coding sequence GTGAGTGAAAATAATATCCCTTTATCATTTTCAGAAGCCGCGGCAAAGCGTGTAAAAATTCTGATTGAGGAAGAAGAAAATCCTGCACTAAAACTACGGGTCTATATTACTGGCGGCGGTTGCAGTGGGTTCCAGTATGGTTTTACCTTTGATGAGAGTGTCAATGATGGTGATACCACTATTGAGAAAGAAGGCGTAACCCTGGTTATCGATCCAATGAGCTTACAGTACTTGGTCGGCGGTAAAGTCGATTATACCGAAGGTCTTGAAGGTGCACGATTTTTTGTTAATAATCCTAATGCTACAACGACTTGTGGCTGTGGTGCATCATTTAGCGTATAG
- the rsmC gene encoding 16S rRNA (guanine(1207)-N(2))-methyltransferase RsmC — MANYTAPSQIAERQLDYFADKHVLVAGEAEDQFPQQLIQHSASVGIFTTDYRYARQWKASDDIQCYFSEELPEGVQADLVLLYWPKSKKEAAYLLAMLMSKLGVGTEIVVVGENRSGIKSIEKMFQEYGSVQKYDSARRCSFYWGQCESVPTQFNIDDWFKSYSVEYQDKTITVCSLPGVFSHGELDIGSRLLIDALPKLKGRVLDFGCGAGVIGTVILTLNPDIELELCDISALAIRSSQETLAANNLTATVFASDIYSDITSEYQYIVTNPPFHSGLETSYDTTETLLAKAPAALVKRGELYVVANSFLKYSPIIEKSFGACQTLSKTKKFVIHHGLKRR; from the coding sequence ATGGCGAATTACACCGCTCCGAGTCAAATAGCTGAACGTCAACTCGACTACTTTGCAGACAAGCACGTTTTAGTCGCAGGCGAAGCTGAAGACCAGTTTCCTCAACAACTTATCCAGCACAGCGCGTCTGTTGGTATTTTTACTACCGACTACCGTTATGCTCGTCAGTGGAAAGCGTCTGACGATATACAATGCTATTTTAGTGAAGAACTGCCAGAGGGTGTCCAAGCAGATCTAGTATTACTGTATTGGCCAAAGTCGAAAAAAGAAGCGGCCTATTTATTAGCCATGCTCATGAGTAAATTAGGCGTTGGTACAGAAATCGTTGTGGTTGGTGAGAATCGTTCAGGCATCAAAAGCATTGAAAAAATGTTCCAAGAATACGGGAGCGTTCAAAAGTACGATTCGGCGCGGCGCTGTTCATTTTATTGGGGACAATGTGAAAGTGTCCCAACGCAATTTAATATCGATGACTGGTTTAAGTCTTACTCAGTTGAATATCAAGACAAAACGATCACGGTCTGTAGCTTACCTGGCGTATTTAGTCATGGTGAATTGGATATCGGCAGTCGCCTATTGATTGATGCGTTGCCAAAATTAAAAGGGAGAGTCCTAGATTTTGGTTGTGGCGCGGGTGTGATAGGTACGGTCATACTAACACTAAACCCAGATATTGAATTGGAACTATGTGATATTAGTGCATTAGCGATACGTTCATCACAAGAGACATTAGCCGCGAATAATCTCACTGCTACGGTATTTGCCTCTGATATTTACTCTGATATAACAAGTGAATATCAGTATATTGTGACTAATCCCCCCTTTCATTCAGGACTAGAAACAAGCTATGACACGACCGAAACCCTACTCGCCAAAGCTCCAGCGGCACTCGTCAAACGTGGTGAATTGTATGTGGTTGCCAACAGCTTTTTAAAGTATTCACCTATTATTGAAAAAAGTTTCGGGGCTTGCCAAACCTTGTCAAAAACCAAAAAATTCGTTATTCATCACGGATTAAAGCGTCGTTAA
- a CDS encoding ammonium transporter — MELSVTVTELRYALDTFFLLISGALVMWMAAGFSMLEAGLVRSKNTTEILAKNFVLYAIASTMYLIVGYNIMYVDNGSGGWIPSLGTLIGTQADGAGHSLEADFFFQVVFVATAMSVVSGAVAERMKLWAFLVFSVILTGFIYPLEGYWTWGGGFLSEAGFSDFAGSGIVHLAGAAAALAGVLLLGSRKGKYGKNGEIFPIPGSNMPLATLGTFILWLGWFGFNGGSQLALSNFEDATAVGQVFLNTNAAAAAGAIAAMIVCKATWGKADLTMILNGALAGLVAITADPLSPSPMLSVFIGAVAGILVIFSILMFDKIKIDDPVGALSVHGVCGVFGLMVVPLSNADATFGAQALGAVVIFAWVFAASLVVWAILKATMGIRVTADEEMEGMDVHDCGVDAYPEFVNR; from the coding sequence ATGGAACTCTCAGTAACAGTAACGGAACTACGTTATGCACTGGATACTTTCTTTCTATTGATTTCTGGTGCGTTAGTCATGTGGATGGCTGCCGGCTTTTCAATGCTTGAAGCTGGTCTAGTACGCTCAAAAAACACGACTGAAATTTTAGCAAAAAACTTTGTTTTGTACGCGATCGCTAGCACCATGTATCTCATTGTTGGTTACAACATTATGTATGTTGATAATGGCAGCGGCGGTTGGATTCCTTCTTTAGGTACGTTAATTGGCACTCAAGCTGATGGTGCAGGGCACTCACTTGAAGCTGATTTCTTTTTCCAAGTTGTCTTTGTTGCGACTGCGATGTCAGTGGTTTCTGGAGCCGTTGCTGAGCGTATGAAGCTTTGGGCATTCTTGGTGTTCTCGGTTATTTTAACTGGATTTATTTATCCGTTAGAGGGTTACTGGACTTGGGGCGGTGGGTTCCTGTCCGAAGCGGGTTTCAGTGATTTTGCAGGGTCTGGTATTGTGCACTTGGCTGGCGCCGCTGCCGCTTTAGCGGGAGTCTTGTTACTTGGTTCTCGTAAAGGTAAATATGGTAAAAATGGCGAAATTTTCCCAATTCCAGGTTCGAATATGCCTCTAGCAACACTGGGTACTTTCATTCTCTGGTTAGGTTGGTTTGGCTTTAATGGTGGCTCTCAGCTAGCATTATCAAACTTTGAAGATGCCACTGCAGTCGGCCAAGTATTCTTAAACACTAATGCAGCCGCCGCCGCCGGCGCCATTGCGGCAATGATTGTTTGTAAAGCAACATGGGGCAAAGCGGATTTAACCATGATTCTTAACGGTGCATTAGCCGGCTTGGTTGCTATAACCGCCGATCCGCTATCACCATCACCGATGTTATCGGTATTTATTGGTGCCGTCGCGGGTATCTTAGTTATCTTTAGCATCTTGATGTTCGACAAAATCAAAATCGATGATCCAGTAGGGGCTTTGTCTGTGCACGGTGTATGTGGTGTGTTTGGCTTGATGGTTGTACCGCTAAGCAATGCCGATGCCACCTTTGGTGCGCAAGCATTGGGTGCTGTGGTTATCTTTGCATGGGTGTTTGCAGCAAGTCTTGTTGTTTGGGCTATCTTGAAAGCGACTATGGGTATTCGTGTGACAGCGGATGAAGAAATGGAAGGTATGGACGTTCACGATTGTGGTGTTGATGCTTACCCAGAGTTTGTTAATCGATAA
- a CDS encoding YacL family protein encodes MEFEFTKNTLLGEYFVRSSMEHQIIARWLQDDLAQDCTKIDHILDLVAQAHQYPAKEWLWTGKERMVSIVNHEVTVQDNANFSEADMELDANLSLYESESIAQCGLEDFELAVMQWREFIGRY; translated from the coding sequence ATGGAGTTTGAGTTCACCAAAAATACATTATTGGGCGAATATTTTGTTCGTTCTTCAATGGAGCATCAAATTATTGCTCGCTGGCTACAAGACGATCTGGCACAAGATTGCACAAAAATAGATCATATTTTAGACCTCGTTGCTCAAGCGCACCAATATCCAGCAAAAGAATGGCTATGGACGGGAAAAGAGCGCATGGTTTCTATCGTTAATCATGAAGTGACCGTGCAAGATAATGCGAATTTTTCTGAGGCTGATATGGAGTTAGATGCAAATCTGAGTCTTTATGAAAGTGAAAGTATCGCACAATGTGGTTTAGAAGATTTTGAGCTTGCTGTGATGCAATGGCGGGAATTCATCGGGCGTTATTAA